In one Bryobacteraceae bacterium genomic region, the following are encoded:
- the era gene encoding GTPase Era, which produces MSENRPVSGFVSGFVSILGRPNAGKSTLLNAMVGDKLAIVSNKPQTTRGLVQGVVTMERAQMAFLDTPGVHESPRLLHRRMMAAVREALEGRDLLLWVADATRPFAQEDRESLAVLAGNPAPCLLVLNKIDALRDKGALLPLIAQFGEAREFRESALVSAKTGEGLDELKELIAGTLPEGPRYFPEDHITDQPERHLAAEFIREEALEATAQEVPHAVAVLIDQWDEGGPVTRIAATIVVERQGQKKIVIGAGGAMLKRIGSGARAQIERMLGRRVYLELFVKVRKDWRENPGFLNELDWRLQMGGEAAGPRAIDWPVEAEVEESGE; this is translated from the coding sequence ATGAGTGAGAATCGGCCGGTTTCCGGCTTTGTTTCGGGATTTGTTTCGATACTGGGGCGGCCGAACGCGGGGAAATCGACGCTTCTGAACGCGATGGTGGGGGACAAGCTCGCCATCGTATCGAACAAGCCCCAGACCACGCGCGGGCTGGTGCAGGGCGTGGTGACGATGGAACGAGCGCAGATGGCGTTCCTCGACACTCCCGGCGTGCACGAATCGCCGCGGCTGCTGCACCGGCGAATGATGGCGGCGGTGCGGGAGGCGCTGGAAGGGCGCGACCTGCTGCTGTGGGTGGCGGATGCGACGCGGCCGTTCGCGCAAGAGGACCGCGAGTCGCTGGCGGTGCTGGCCGGCAACCCCGCGCCATGTCTTCTGGTGCTGAACAAGATCGACGCGCTCCGCGACAAGGGCGCGCTGTTGCCGTTGATCGCGCAGTTCGGGGAGGCGCGCGAGTTTCGCGAGTCGGCGCTGGTGTCGGCGAAGACGGGGGAAGGGCTCGACGAACTGAAGGAGTTGATCGCCGGGACGCTGCCGGAAGGCCCGCGATATTTCCCCGAGGATCACATCACGGACCAGCCGGAGCGGCACCTGGCGGCTGAGTTCATCCGCGAGGAGGCGCTGGAGGCGACGGCGCAGGAGGTTCCGCACGCGGTGGCGGTGCTGATCGACCAGTGGGACGAGGGCGGCCCAGTGACGCGGATCGCCGCGACGATCGTGGTGGAGAGGCAGGGTCAAAAGAAGATCGTGATCGGCGCCGGCGGCGCGATGCTGAAGCGGATCGGCAGCGGGGCGCGCGCGCAGATCGAGCGGATGCTGGGACGGCGGGTTTACCTGGAGCTATTCGTGAAAGTGCGCAAGGATTGGCGAGAAAACCCCGGGTTTTTGAACGAACTCGATTGGCGCCTCCAAATGGGAGGAGAGGCCGCGGGACCTCGTGCGATAGACTGGCCAGTGGAGGCAGAAGTTGAAGAGTCCGGCGAATAG
- a CDS encoding hemolysin family protein: protein MITAVLIAAGAVAAVLAPVCFLQLLYLESLRLRARETPALEWFKEHLEERIGLAADRGALTFSLVKHGLLVFEGVLIFVALDRGGVVQTVFEGAPRPLWRVMLETMVLAWFATVAVAHLIPQLLYRKTSGRWMVALLPLIHLMALAMRPLLAFLQFLSALADLGAATEEQDEASTQSEDIEALISAGAEEGLIEEEDRKLIQSVVEFGDKTVREVMTPRPNIVGIAEAASLEDLRKLVAREQYSRIPVYDGTIDTITGFVHVRDLVEVEPDRRDGMQVRDLRRDIQVVPETKFVTDLMREMQTEGIQMVVVVDEYGQTAGLATMEDLVEEIVGEITDEHDPERDVTRNADGSCVVSGNFDLDHLADLFDFRPDEETESTTVGGLVTEWLGRVPKAGEELERDGMRIQVLAADERRVSQVRIERVPEQEAPNE from the coding sequence ATGATCACGGCGGTTTTGATCGCGGCGGGGGCGGTGGCGGCGGTGCTGGCGCCGGTGTGCTTTCTGCAACTGCTCTATCTGGAATCGCTGCGGCTTCGGGCGCGGGAGACTCCGGCGCTCGAGTGGTTCAAGGAGCACCTGGAGGAACGGATCGGGCTGGCGGCGGATCGCGGGGCGCTGACGTTCTCGCTGGTGAAGCACGGACTGCTGGTGTTCGAAGGCGTGTTGATCTTTGTGGCGCTGGACCGCGGCGGCGTGGTGCAGACGGTTTTCGAGGGAGCGCCGCGGCCGCTGTGGCGCGTGATGCTCGAGACGATGGTGCTGGCCTGGTTCGCCACCGTGGCTGTGGCGCACTTGATTCCGCAATTGCTCTACCGGAAAACGTCGGGCCGGTGGATGGTGGCGTTGCTGCCGCTGATTCACCTGATGGCCCTGGCGATGCGGCCACTGCTGGCATTTCTTCAGTTCCTTAGCGCCCTGGCGGATCTAGGGGCGGCGACGGAAGAGCAGGACGAGGCTTCCACGCAGAGCGAAGACATTGAGGCGTTGATCTCGGCCGGCGCCGAAGAGGGGCTGATCGAGGAGGAAGACCGGAAGCTGATCCAGAGCGTGGTGGAGTTCGGCGATAAGACTGTGCGGGAGGTAATGACGCCGCGGCCGAATATCGTCGGCATCGCGGAGGCGGCATCACTCGAGGATCTACGCAAGCTGGTGGCCCGGGAGCAATACTCGCGGATTCCGGTTTACGACGGCACGATCGACACGATCACCGGGTTCGTACACGTGAGGGACCTGGTGGAGGTGGAGCCGGACCGGCGCGACGGCATGCAGGTGCGGGACCTCCGCCGGGATATCCAGGTGGTTCCCGAGACGAAATTCGTGACGGACCTGATGAGGGAAATGCAGACCGAGGGCATCCAAATGGTGGTGGTGGTGGACGAGTACGGGCAGACGGCGGGGTTAGCGACGATGGAGGATCTGGTGGAGGAGATCGTCGGCGAGATCACCGACGAGCACGATCCGGAGCGCGACGTGACGCGGAACGCAGATGGTTCCTGCGTGGTGAGCGGCAACTTCGACCTCGATCACCTGGCTGATCTTTTCGACTTCCGGCCAGACGAAGAAACCGAATCGACTACCGTCGGCGGGCTGGTGACGGAGTGGCTGGGCCGGGTGCCGAAGGCGGGCGAGGAGTTGGAACGGGATGGGATGCGGATCCAGGTGCTGGCGGCCGATGAGCGGCGGGTGTCGCAGGTGCGGATTGAACGTGTGCCGGAACAGGAAGCGCCGAATGAGTGA
- the ybeY gene encoding rRNA maturation RNase YbeY, translating into MRLQADVAGGRPFECLIAGDGELRRLNREFLGKDAPTDVLSFPSGTGEGRLGELAISADRARAQAADHGHGVEDEIGILMLHGVLHLMGMDHERDRGAMRRAEGRFRKRLGLPLGLIERVAR; encoded by the coding sequence TTGCGTCTGCAAGCGGACGTCGCCGGCGGGCGCCCGTTCGAATGCCTGATAGCGGGCGACGGCGAACTGCGCCGGCTGAACCGCGAGTTTCTCGGCAAGGACGCTCCCACCGATGTTCTTTCGTTTCCCAGCGGGACGGGGGAGGGACGACTGGGGGAACTGGCGATCTCGGCGGACCGTGCGCGGGCGCAGGCGGCGGACCATGGGCACGGGGTGGAGGATGAGATCGGCATCCTGATGCTTCACGGAGTTCTGCACCTGATGGGGATGGACCATGAGCGCGACCGCGGCGCGATGCGGCGGGCCGAGGGCCGCTTCCGCAAGCGGCTGGGATTGCCGCTTGGGTTGATCGAGCGGGTGGCGCGATGA
- a CDS encoding PhoH family protein yields the protein MKLSVRITSGIESLFGTRDENIRLLEQSLNVRTRLREDSLEIEGEDAAVERAEGILEDYAALVAEGHSFNGSLTDYLRVVTGDPSITLRGLVESGRQRSFGKKVVTPKTLTQRVYLETIERYDLVFGVGPAGTGKTYLAVAMAVSALLSKRVSRIILTRPAIEAGEKLGFLPGTLQEKIDPYLRPLYDALYEMLDPEKVARYLERNTIEVAPIAFMRGRTLNDSFIILDEAQNATQEQMKMVLTRMGFNSQMVVTGDVTQTDLPAGRRSGLLDAIEVLRGIDEIRFVHFDERDVVRHNLVQKIIRAYERQGDAAAQRQLPLRWSTDEPGGADAPVRE from the coding sequence ATGAAGCTCTCCGTTCGAATCACAAGCGGGATCGAATCGCTCTTCGGTACTCGCGACGAGAATATTCGCCTTCTCGAACAGAGCCTGAATGTGCGCACGCGGCTGCGCGAGGACTCGCTCGAGATCGAAGGCGAGGACGCGGCGGTGGAGCGCGCCGAAGGGATCCTCGAGGATTACGCGGCGCTGGTGGCCGAGGGGCATTCCTTCAACGGATCGCTCACCGACTACCTGCGGGTGGTGACGGGGGATCCGAGCATCACGCTGCGCGGGCTGGTTGAAAGCGGGCGTCAGCGGAGCTTCGGTAAGAAGGTTGTAACTCCAAAGACGCTGACGCAGCGGGTGTATCTGGAGACGATCGAACGTTACGATTTGGTTTTCGGCGTGGGGCCGGCCGGTACGGGCAAGACCTACCTCGCGGTTGCGATGGCGGTTTCGGCTCTGCTGAGCAAGCGCGTTTCCCGCATTATCCTGACGCGGCCGGCGATTGAAGCCGGCGAGAAGCTGGGTTTTCTACCCGGGACGCTGCAAGAGAAGATCGACCCGTATCTGCGTCCGTTGTACGATGCGCTGTACGAGATGCTCGATCCGGAAAAAGTGGCGCGGTACCTGGAGCGCAACACGATTGAAGTGGCGCCGATCGCCTTCATGCGCGGACGCACGCTCAATGACAGCTTCATCATCCTGGACGAAGCGCAAAACGCTACGCAGGAACAAATGAAGATGGTGCTGACGCGAATGGGGTTCAACTCTCAGATGGTGGTGACAGGCGACGTTACGCAGACGGACCTTCCGGCGGGGCGGCGGAGCGGGCTGCTCGACGCGATCGAGGTGCTGCGCGGCATCGACGAGATCCGGTTCGTGCATTTCGACGAGCGCGACGTTGTCCGGCACAACCTGGTACAGAAGATCATCCGGGCGTATGAGCGGCAAGGGGACGCGGCGGCGCAGCGGCAGCTACCGCTTCGCTGGAGCACGGACGAGCCGGGCGGGGCGGACGCGCCGGTGCGTGAGTAA
- a CDS encoding YceH family protein, producing the protein MDLLLSPEECRVLGVLIEKDMATPDYYPMSLNALVNGCNQKTNRDPIVSYDEETVQMALDLLRDRTLSTVLTGGSNRVPKYGHRVSETLDLNNREMAVIGVLLLRGAQTLNEIRSRTESLYRFDDLDAVETVLHKLGERGMTVLLPKLAGMREPRWMHKLAGEVSAEAALAHAPAEVSSPVREGLAERVTQLEIEVEQLKAMFAEFRKQLE; encoded by the coding sequence ATGGACCTGTTACTCTCGCCCGAAGAATGCCGCGTGCTCGGCGTGCTGATTGAAAAAGACATGGCCACGCCGGACTACTATCCGATGTCGCTCAACGCGCTGGTGAACGGCTGCAATCAGAAAACGAATCGCGATCCGATCGTGAGCTACGACGAAGAGACGGTGCAGATGGCGCTCGACCTGCTGCGGGACCGGACGCTTTCGACTGTGTTGACCGGCGGCTCGAACCGGGTGCCGAAGTACGGGCACCGGGTTTCGGAGACGCTGGACCTCAATAATCGCGAGATGGCGGTGATCGGAGTGCTGCTGTTGCGCGGGGCGCAGACGTTGAACGAGATTCGTTCGCGAACGGAGTCGCTCTACCGGTTCGACGACCTGGACGCCGTGGAGACGGTGCTGCACAAACTGGGAGAGCGCGGGATGACGGTGCTGCTGCCGAAGCTGGCGGGGATGCGCGAGCCGCGGTGGATGCACAAGCTGGCCGGCGAGGTATCGGCGGAGGCGGCGTTGGCGCACGCGCCGGCCGAGGTTTCGAGTCCGGTGCGGGAGGGACTAGCCGAGCGCGTGACGCAGCTCGAGATCGAAGTGGAGCAGTTGAAGGCGATGTTCGCGGAGTTCCGGAAACAGTTGGAATAG
- a CDS encoding VacB/RNase II family 3'-5' exoribonuclease, translated as MKRGGGKWIAGRLSVHRDGFGFVIPDVPIDGVEGDLFLPPDEAAKAMHGDRVAVRIVRFSARDGRAEAAIVKVLDRAHTTVTGEFRVRRRGYYVKPHEERLLQWVEIPKALALPKDKPVDRIGPSAQNVASADELDGMIVTAEIIEFPEPGKDGVGRIVEILGHPDDFGVDVEIMIRKHRIPHRFPPDVLDHARRIPATIEEGEIARREDFRGLDIVTIDGQTARDFDDAVLVTRRDDGQYELQVHIADVSQYVLPGTPIDREAALRGTSVYFPDRAVPMLPLELSTEICSLKPHVDRLVLSAILIIDHQGDVVGQRFTRGVIRSAERCTYTQVQQMLDKKAAGRFQLMEELALLLMRRRQRRGAIDFDLPEPIIEFDEFGAMISIRRSERHMAHRIIEEFMLAANEAVAAHCAAWPFVYRIHETPDPKKVIEFEHIASQFGASLGAPMRGQRFRTTTRHRDGRKTNRDIVIADETFKVTARQYQKLIREIEGSPFERILNYLMLRSLKQARYSAENEGHFALASDCYTHFTSPIRRYPDLLVHRVLSAMLDGAEAPYTEAALAGFADTSSHTERRAADAERELVEWKKVKFMVDHIGDEFEGLIVNTSKYGFFVELDELFVEGFVAADSIPGDRFGFHENSRKIVGDRSGKQYAIGDRVKIRLDRVAGGDRRLEFSLALPESRRGKGGRKAGRAR; from the coding sequence ATGAAACGCGGCGGCGGAAAGTGGATCGCCGGGCGGCTTTCGGTGCATCGCGACGGGTTCGGATTTGTGATTCCAGACGTTCCGATCGACGGTGTGGAGGGCGACCTGTTTCTTCCGCCCGACGAAGCGGCGAAGGCGATGCACGGGGATCGCGTGGCGGTCCGGATCGTGCGGTTCTCAGCGCGCGACGGACGGGCGGAGGCCGCGATCGTCAAGGTGCTGGACCGGGCGCACACCACGGTGACGGGCGAGTTCCGGGTGCGGCGGCGGGGCTATTACGTGAAACCGCACGAAGAGCGGCTGCTGCAGTGGGTGGAGATTCCGAAAGCGCTGGCTCTGCCGAAGGACAAGCCGGTGGACCGGATTGGCCCGTCGGCGCAAAACGTGGCGTCGGCGGACGAACTCGACGGGATGATCGTAACGGCGGAGATCATCGAGTTTCCAGAGCCGGGGAAAGACGGGGTGGGGCGGATCGTCGAGATCCTGGGGCATCCGGACGATTTTGGCGTGGATGTGGAAATCATGATCCGGAAGCACCGGATCCCGCATCGATTCCCGCCCGATGTGCTGGACCACGCGCGGCGCATTCCCGCGACGATCGAGGAGGGCGAGATCGCGCGGCGAGAGGATTTCCGCGGGCTCGATATCGTGACGATCGACGGCCAGACGGCGCGCGATTTCGACGATGCGGTGCTGGTGACGCGGCGCGACGACGGGCAGTACGAGTTGCAGGTCCATATCGCCGATGTGAGCCAATATGTGCTGCCGGGGACGCCGATTGACCGCGAGGCAGCGCTGCGGGGAACGAGCGTTTACTTCCCGGATCGCGCGGTTCCGATGCTTCCGCTCGAGTTGTCGACGGAGATATGCTCCTTGAAACCGCACGTAGACCGGCTGGTGCTTTCGGCGATCCTCATCATCGATCATCAGGGCGACGTGGTGGGGCAGCGATTCACGCGCGGCGTGATCCGAAGCGCCGAACGCTGCACGTACACGCAGGTGCAGCAAATGCTGGACAAGAAGGCGGCGGGCCGTTTCCAGTTGATGGAAGAGCTGGCGCTGCTGCTGATGCGCCGCAGGCAGCGGCGGGGCGCCATCGATTTCGACCTGCCGGAGCCGATCATCGAGTTCGATGAGTTCGGGGCGATGATTTCGATCCGGCGAAGCGAGCGCCACATGGCGCACCGGATCATCGAGGAGTTCATGCTGGCCGCGAACGAAGCGGTGGCGGCGCACTGCGCGGCGTGGCCGTTCGTCTATCGAATTCACGAAACGCCGGACCCGAAGAAGGTGATCGAGTTCGAGCACATCGCGTCACAATTCGGAGCGTCGCTCGGGGCGCCGATGCGGGGGCAGCGATTCCGTACGACGACGCGGCATCGCGACGGACGCAAGACGAACCGCGACATCGTGATCGCCGATGAAACATTCAAGGTGACGGCGCGCCAGTATCAGAAGCTGATCCGGGAGATCGAGGGATCGCCGTTTGAACGGATTCTGAACTACCTGATGCTGCGGTCGCTGAAGCAGGCGCGGTACTCGGCGGAGAACGAAGGGCACTTCGCGCTGGCTTCGGACTGCTACACGCACTTTACTTCACCGATCCGGCGGTACCCGGACCTGCTGGTGCATCGCGTGCTTTCGGCTATGCTCGACGGCGCCGAGGCGCCCTACACGGAAGCGGCGCTGGCGGGGTTCGCCGACACGTCGTCGCACACCGAGCGGCGGGCGGCGGATGCCGAGCGCGAACTGGTCGAGTGGAAGAAGGTGAAGTTCATGGTGGACCATATCGGCGACGAGTTCGAGGGGTTGATCGTCAACACGTCGAAATACGGGTTCTTCGTGGAGCTGGACGAGCTATTCGTGGAAGGCTTCGTGGCGGCGGATTCGATCCCGGGAGACCGATTCGGGTTCCATGAAAATTCGCGGAAGATCGTTGGGGATCGAAGCGGGAAGCAGTATGCGATCGGCGACCGCGTGAAGATCCGGCTGGACCGGGTGGCGGGCGGCGACCGAAGGCTCGAGTTTTCATTGGCGCTGCCGGAATCGCGGCGGGGCAAGGGCGGCCGGAAGGCGGGCCGGGCGCGCTAA
- a CDS encoding sulfatase-like hydrolase/transferase, whose product MLRRKFLSMAAAARAARPNFVFVLVDDLRFDELGCTGHPFAETPHADRLAREGTSFTNAFATTPLCSPSRGSFLTGQYPHTHGITDNVDRSAQSHRLATWPRLLHDAGYRTGFVGKWHMGNDDSRRPGFDHWVSFPGQGESIDPVLNVNGRTARARGYVTDVLTDHCVDFLEARGDAPFCLYLAHKAIHPNIQQANDGSITGSGGRAEDFIVADRHRRLYEGRTPPRRGNYAKPPHGKPALEQKIAGVAPLSASTVTDDATILNRMRMTKAIDEGLGRMLAALEKAGKLDETVVAFTSDHGYFYGEHCLGPERRLAYEETIRIPMLVRYPRRFRAGARRRDLALSIDVAPTMLGLAGVAAPRMEGASFMRPAKREEFLIEYYSDTVFPRIRKMGYQAVRTRRWKYIHYRELDGADELYDLERDPWELENLAAAGGPRLAEMQRRLARLSGRA is encoded by the coding sequence ATGCTGCGCCGGAAGTTCCTCTCCATGGCGGCGGCCGCGCGAGCGGCGAGGCCGAACTTCGTCTTTGTGCTGGTGGACGATTTGCGGTTCGACGAACTGGGATGCACGGGGCATCCGTTCGCGGAAACGCCGCATGCGGACCGCCTCGCGCGCGAAGGGACGTCATTCACGAACGCCTTCGCGACGACTCCGTTGTGCTCGCCATCGCGCGGCAGTTTCCTCACCGGGCAGTATCCGCACACGCATGGGATCACCGACAATGTGGACCGGTCCGCGCAGAGCCATCGTCTGGCGACCTGGCCGCGGCTGCTGCACGACGCCGGGTATCGGACGGGTTTCGTGGGCAAGTGGCATATGGGCAACGACGACTCCCGTCGCCCCGGGTTCGATCACTGGGTGAGCTTCCCGGGGCAGGGCGAGTCCATCGATCCGGTGTTGAACGTGAACGGGCGGACGGCACGGGCGCGGGGGTACGTGACCGATGTGCTCACCGATCATTGCGTGGATTTCCTGGAGGCGCGGGGCGATGCTCCGTTCTGCCTCTACCTCGCGCACAAGGCGATCCACCCGAATATTCAGCAGGCGAACGATGGTTCGATCACCGGGAGCGGCGGACGCGCGGAGGACTTCATCGTGGCCGATCGACACCGGCGGCTGTACGAGGGTAGGACGCCGCCGCGGCGTGGAAACTACGCGAAGCCTCCGCACGGCAAGCCGGCGCTCGAGCAGAAGATTGCCGGCGTGGCTCCGTTGAGCGCGTCGACGGTGACCGACGATGCCACGATTCTGAACCGAATGCGGATGACGAAGGCGATCGACGAGGGGCTGGGGCGAATGCTGGCGGCGCTCGAGAAGGCGGGCAAGCTCGACGAGACGGTAGTGGCGTTCACGTCGGACCACGGCTACTTCTACGGGGAGCACTGCCTCGGTCCGGAGCGGCGGCTGGCCTATGAAGAGACGATCCGCATCCCGATGCTGGTGCGGTATCCGCGGCGGTTCCGGGCCGGGGCGCGGCGGCGGGACCTGGCGCTTTCGATCGACGTTGCGCCGACGATGCTGGGGCTCGCGGGAGTGGCGGCGCCTCGGATGGAAGGCGCCTCGTTCATGCGTCCGGCGAAGCGGGAGGAGTTTCTGATCGAGTACTACTCGGACACCGTGTTTCCGCGGATCCGAAAGATGGGGTATCAGGCTGTAAGAACACGGCGTTGGAAGTACATTCATTACCGGGAACTCGACGGCGCCGATGAACTGTACGATCTGGAACGGGATCCCTGGGAGCTGGAGAATCTCGCGGCGGCGGGTGGACCGCGTCTGGCGGAGATGCAGCGGCGGCTGGCGCGGTTGAGTGGCCGGGCATGA
- a CDS encoding adenosine-specific kinase, with translation MELLAVALQIPDGGNIIVGQSHFIKTVEDVHEAIVNTVPQMKFGIAFNEASGPCLTRTGGNDDALIALAESNARAIAAGHVFVVTLTGGFPINILGRFKDVPEVVAIFCATANPVEVIVAQTAQGRGVLGVVDGSSPTGVEDAAAKEWRHGFLRKIGYKL, from the coding sequence ATGGAACTCCTGGCCGTAGCTCTGCAAATTCCCGACGGCGGCAACATCATTGTCGGCCAGTCCCACTTCATCAAGACCGTGGAAGACGTTCACGAGGCCATCGTGAACACCGTTCCCCAGATGAAGTTCGGTATCGCGTTCAATGAAGCCTCCGGGCCGTGCCTTACGCGCACCGGCGGCAACGACGACGCGCTCATCGCCCTGGCCGAATCGAACGCACGCGCCATCGCCGCCGGCCACGTTTTCGTCGTCACGCTCACCGGCGGCTTTCCGATCAACATCCTCGGCCGCTTCAAGGACGTTCCCGAAGTGGTCGCGATCTTCTGCGCCACCGCGAATCCGGTCGAAGTCATCGTCGCTCAAACCGCGCAAGGCCGCGGCGTACTCGGCGTCGTCGACGGATCGTCCCCCACTGGCGTGGAAGACGCCGCCGCCAAGGAATGGCGCCACGGCTTCCTCCGCAAAATCGGCTACAAACTGTGA
- a CDS encoding NAD(P)-dependent oxidoreductase, producing the protein MTLQDRYIPDDAALEDLLSRPNDADMAAMRNMNGDLILLGVSGKMGPSLALRARRAADQAGVKMRVIGVSRFSNPANRKLLEDAGVETIARELLDDGALSSLPDAPNVIHMAARKFGSSGDEGLTWAMNTYLPGLVAQRYRGSRIAVFSSGNVYPLSPATQGGCTEDTPLEPVGEYAMTATGRERMFTHFSKLYGTPVTILRLNYAVEMRYGVLVDIGMQVFERKPIDLSTGAANVIWQGDANSICLRSLAYAASPPFVLNLTGPETVSVRAVAKRFGQLLGIEPVFVNEESPTALLNNAALCFSLFGYPSIPVDRIIEWTAQWIGRGGSNLNKPTRFEARDGRF; encoded by the coding sequence GTGACCCTCCAAGACCGATACATCCCAGACGACGCGGCGCTCGAAGACCTGCTCTCGCGTCCCAACGATGCCGACATGGCCGCCATGCGGAACATGAACGGCGACCTCATCCTTCTCGGTGTCTCCGGCAAAATGGGACCCTCACTCGCCCTGCGCGCCCGCCGCGCCGCCGACCAGGCCGGCGTCAAGATGCGCGTCATCGGCGTGAGCCGCTTCTCGAATCCCGCCAACCGGAAACTTCTCGAAGACGCGGGCGTCGAAACCATCGCCCGCGAGTTGCTCGACGATGGCGCGCTCTCGAGCCTCCCCGATGCGCCCAACGTCATCCACATGGCCGCTCGCAAGTTCGGCTCGAGCGGCGACGAAGGCCTCACATGGGCCATGAACACGTACCTTCCCGGACTCGTCGCCCAGCGCTACCGCGGATCGCGCATCGCCGTTTTTTCAAGCGGCAACGTCTACCCGCTCTCGCCGGCCACCCAGGGCGGATGCACCGAGGACACGCCCCTCGAACCGGTCGGCGAATACGCCATGACCGCCACCGGGCGCGAGCGCATGTTCACGCATTTCTCGAAGCTCTACGGGACGCCGGTAACCATCCTGCGCCTCAACTACGCGGTCGAGATGCGCTACGGCGTCCTCGTCGACATCGGCATGCAGGTGTTCGAGCGAAAGCCGATCGATCTCTCCACCGGCGCGGCCAACGTCATCTGGCAGGGTGACGCCAACTCCATCTGCCTCCGCTCTCTTGCCTACGCCGCCTCGCCGCCCTTCGTCCTGAATCTCACCGGCCCGGAAACGGTCTCCGTCCGCGCCGTCGCGAAGCGCTTCGGCCAGCTCCTCGGCATCGAGCCCGTCTTTGTCAACGAAGAGAGCCCCACCGCGCTCCTCAACAACGCGGCGCTTTGCTTCTCCCTGTTCGGCTACCCGAGCATCCCGGTGGACCGCATTATCGAGTGGACCGCGCAGTGGATCGGCAGAGGCGGCTCCAACCTGAACAAGCCGACCCGCTTCGAAGCCAGAGACGGCAGGTTCTAG
- a CDS encoding dihydrodipicolinate synthase family protein, with protein MAPWTERLRAGCVIPAHPLALNADRKLDERRQRALTRYYLDAGSGGVAVGVHTTQFEIRLPRHGLFRPVLELAAEELKASPNAIRVAGVVGPTKQAAAEAALARDLGYQIVLLSLAALKDASVDALIDHSRAVAEVIPVFGFYLQPAVGGRVLPYEFWRRFVEIENVLAVKVAPFHRYQTLDVVRAVQGAGRPVALYTGNDDNIIGDLLTPPFTGGLLGHWAAWTRSAVQLFERTQRRDYSVLEDAFAVTDMNAAIFDAANHFHGCIAGVHEVLRRQGLLEGRWCLNPAEDLSPGQSDEISRVIRAYPHLTDDEFVRQNLDRWLK; from the coding sequence ATGGCCCCCTGGACCGAACGTCTTCGTGCCGGCTGCGTGATCCCGGCGCATCCGCTGGCGCTCAACGCGGACCGCAAACTCGACGAACGCCGCCAGCGCGCCCTCACGCGCTACTACCTCGACGCAGGATCCGGTGGCGTCGCCGTCGGCGTTCACACCACGCAGTTCGAAATCCGCCTCCCCCGGCACGGACTCTTCCGCCCGGTGCTCGAACTCGCCGCCGAAGAGTTGAAGGCGAGCCCCAACGCCATCCGTGTCGCCGGCGTCGTCGGACCCACCAAGCAAGCCGCCGCCGAAGCCGCGCTCGCCCGCGACCTCGGTTATCAAATCGTTCTGCTAAGCCTCGCCGCGCTCAAGGATGCCTCCGTCGACGCGCTCATCGATCACTCCCGCGCCGTCGCGGAGGTGATCCCCGTCTTTGGCTTCTACCTTCAGCCCGCCGTCGGCGGGCGTGTCCTGCCCTACGAATTCTGGCGCCGCTTCGTCGAAATCGAGAACGTGCTCGCCGTCAAGGTCGCGCCGTTCCACCGCTATCAGACGCTCGATGTCGTCCGCGCCGTGCAGGGGGCCGGCCGCCCCGTCGCTCTCTACACCGGCAACGACGACAACATCATCGGCGACCTCCTCACCCCGCCATTCACCGGCGGGCTCCTCGGTCATTGGGCCGCCTGGACCCGGTCCGCCGTCCAATTGTTCGAACGGACCCAACGCCGCGACTACTCCGTGCTCGAGGATGCCTTCGCCGTCACCGACATGAACGCCGCCATCTTCGACGCGGCCAACCATTTCCACGGCTGCATCGCCGGCGTACACGAAGTCCTCCGCCGTCAGGGCCTGCTCGAAGGCCGCTGGTGCCTCAACCCGGCCGAAGACCTATCGCCCGGCCAGAGCGACGAAATCTCGCGCGTCATCCGCGCCTATCCCCATCTCACCGACGACGAGTTCGTCCGGCAAAACCTCGATCGCTGGCTCAAATAA